Part of the Yersinia hibernica genome, TATCCGTCGCAATATTTGGGGTACGTAGCATCGCCAAACTGAGCGCTTGCTCCTCCGTGGCATAACCGTGGTCTAGCTCACCGGAGATAGCCCCCTCACGCATCACCACAATCCGGTCTGCCAAACCGAGAACTTCCGGCAAATCACTTGAGGCAAACAGCACCGCAATGCCCTGTTTCGCCAGTTCATAAATAACGTTATAGATTTCATGCTTGGCCCCGACGTCAATGCCGCGCGTCGGCTCATCCAGCAAAATCACTTTCATATCCTCAGATAACCAGCGGCCTAAAATGGCTTTCTGCTGATTACCGCCGGAGAGATTCATAATCAACTGCTGGGGGCTGGGTGTTTTGATATTCAGTGACTGAATACGCAGCGCCGCATTCTCTTGCTCCCAGCGATGATTAATCAGGCAACCCGCCGTCAATGTCTTGCGCCGGGCGCTGATGTTGATATTGTCCTGCACTGAATGCACCGCAATGATGCCGTCGGCTTTGCGATCTTCGGGGCATAACATTATCCCGGCGCTGATGGCATCAATGGGCGAGCGGATCGTCAGCGGCTTGCCATCCAACAACACTTGGCCGCTGGTCAGTTTGGTGCCACCAAATAACCCTTTGAGTAATTCACTGCGCCCGGCCCCGACCAGGCCAAACAAGCCGACAATTTCGCCTTGATGCACCGTTAAGCTAATGGGCGACTGCACGCCGATGGCTTTTACCTCTTGTAATGTCAGGCGCTCTGGCCCGATATCACGCGGCTGATAGCCATAAATATCCCCCAGATTGCGCCCGACCATGGCTTGCACCAGTGAGTCATGATTAACCTGCGCCATATCAGCAAAAGTGCGCACATAGCGGCCATCTTTGAACACGGTAATGGCATCACTCAGGGCAAATATTTCTTCCATCCGATGCGAGACATACAAAATGACCCGCCCCTCAGCGCGTAATTCACGGATAACCCGGAACAATTGTTCGATTTCTCTGGCGGAGAGTGAGCTGGTCGGCTCATCAAAGGCAATGATTTTGGCATTGCGGGCCAGCGCTTTGGCAATTTCCACCATCTGCCATTGGCCGATGGAGAGATATTTCAGTGGCGTATCTGGGTCAATATCCAGCCCTAAATGGGCCAGTTGCAAACTGGATTCATAGCGCAGCAATTTGCGGTCAACCATGCCCATCTTGCTCGGCAATTGGCCCAGATAGATATTTTCTGCCACGGTCATTTCTGGCACTAAATGCAGTTCTTGATAAATAATGGCCACGCCGCCATCCAGTGCCTCAGTGGTATTGGTAAAATTAACCGCTTTACCTTTAATGCGGATTTCCCCCTGAGTCGGGGTGTAATTACCACTGAGAATTTTTAGCAAGGTCGATTTCCCGGCACCATTCTCCCCCATCAGGGCATGGATTTGACCGGCCTGACAGGTAAAACTGATGTCATCCAGCGCTTGCACACCGGGGAAACTTTTTCCGATGCCACAAAACGCCAGATAAGGTGACTGTTCGGCTTCCAGCTCGGCTTGTAACGCAGAATGGAGTGCTGACATGATGGCTTCCTTGATAGAGTTTGGGTTGCACCACACCACTGACTGCGTGGTCATTGGGGCAAGCCGTAGCCTGCCCTCAGTGCGCCATAGCGTTTAATGGATTACATCAAACCTTTTTTCTCCAGCTCGGTTTTGAAGTTATCCCGGGTGATGAGCACCACATCAGTCACTTCAGTAAATTTGGCGGGTTCAACATCTTTGGTCACCCAGTCATGCAACATCTGAATACTCTTGTAGCCGTGAATATCCGGACTAGGTAACAATGAGCCATAGAAGCCCGTTGCCTGACCTTTAGACAGTTCGCTGACCGCATCAACACCATTGATACCAATCCCGATGACATTCGGTGCTTTAAAGCCCTGCCCCTCAGTTGCCCGCACGCCACCCAATACGGTGTTGTCATTCATCCCCACAATCAGCCAGTTTTTCACTTCAGGATGCTGCACTAACATCGAGTTAGCGGCATCAAATGCCCCAGGGATATCATTAGATTTGGTCGGCACTTTATAGATCTGTTTTTCCGGGAAGCCGGCGGCTTTCAGCGCATCCATTGAACCTGTCGTGCGGCGGCGCGCAGTGTCCAGCTCATCAGAGGTGATCGCCATCACGGCAGTTTCCCCGGGTTGCCAGCCGCGATTATTCATTTCTTTCCACAATTCCTGCCCTTGGCGCTCACCAATTTTGGTGGCCGCCATCATCACTAACGGCACGCTATCCATCGGTTTGCCTTTGGCATTGACGAATTGATCATCCACCGCGATGACTTTCAGGTTATAGCTGCGCGCTTTCGCTTCGATGGCCGGCCCAAGTTTGGGATCCGGTGTACAGATGACGAAACCTTTCGCCCCACTGGCGGCCAGGCTGTCGATGGCATTCAGGGTTTTTTCACCATCTGGCACGGCAATTTTTATGACTTCAAAACCTAAATCTTTGCCGGCTTTATCCGCAAACTTCCATTCGGTCTGGAACCAGGGCTCTTCAGGCTGCTTGACCAAAAAGCCTAACTTCATGCTTTCGGCAATAGCTGAATGTGACATAACTGCCGCTAACCCAACCACTGCCAGCGCCTTAGTTAATTTATGCATAGTGTTCTCCGGACTTTTTTTGTAGGAAGAGATAATTTTTGGTTATTTAATCGTCAACCACGGCAATCAATCGATTTTTAGTGGAAACGTTATCAATAGTATTTTTTAACTTATGTAAGGTTAAAGCCAGTGTTTAAAGCGACTTAACCTCACCCTACCCGGTAAGACGCTGACAGTTTTAGCGTTAATTTCACCACAGAATGTAGAGCGCTATCACATCCAGGGATTACAGTTTATTTATCCATGTATTCAGCAAAATTAACCTATTACTAACTTTTGACTGACATCACAAAAACGCTATAGGAAGCAGAAAAGTACATACTTCCAGCTATCGGCTCCTCGCATCTTGCGGTCACTCACTTCTATCTTGGTTAGCAATTAATGGGCAATGACCAATGAATTCTTGTTTTCAGCACTGTGTTAGGAGCAACCACCATGACAGGCGACGTTATATCGGCAGACCGCCCTTTATTAACAAAAGAAGCGATAGCGCTCGGGTTGGATTTTGGCAGTGATTCAGTTCGGGTATTGGCGGTGGACTGCCAGCATGGCACCGAGATAGATACTGAAGTTGTCTACTATCCTCGCTGGCAGAAAGGTCTCTACAGCCACGCGGCACAAAACCAGTTCCGTCATCATCCCCTCGACTATATCGAAGCCATGGAACAGGCGATTCGCCAAGTCGTGGGCCGCCTGTCGCCAGAGCAACGCCAACACATCATTGGTATTGGCGTCGATACCACCGGCTCGACACCGGCTCCCATCGATGAGCAAGGCCAAATCTTGGCATTACGCCCCGATTTTGCTGAAAACCCCAATGCCATGTTTGTGCTCTGGAAAGACCACACCGCCATTGAAGAAGCAGAAGAAATCAATCGCTTATGCCGAAGTGGTCAATTTGATGATTATTCGCGTTACAGCGGCGGGGTTTACTCTTCAGAGTGGTTTTGGGCCAAAATTCTGCATGTCACCCGCGCGGATAAAGCGGTGTGTGATGCGGCGGTATCATGGATTGAGCTGTGCGACTGGATCCCCGCCCTGCTCTCAGGCACCACCGCGCCGAAAGATATTCAGCGCGGCCGCTGTGCTGCGGGGCATAAAAGTTTGTGGCACCCATCATGGGGCGGCTTACCCCCCCGGGAGTTTTTGGCAGCCCTGGATAGCCGCTTGGTCGACAATCTCGATGACCCGATGTTCACCGCGACCTATACCGCTGAGCGCCCGGTGGGGTTAATTACCGCGCAATGGGCTGAGCGGCTGGGGCTGCCAGCGACGGTGGTTATTGCCGGTGGCGCATTTGATTGTCATATGGGGGCGGTGGGTGCTGGAGCGCAACCTTATACACTAGTGAAAGTTATCGGCACCTCGACCTGCGATATTCTGATTGCTGACGAAAAATTAGTCGCTGGGCGCGCTATTGCTGGGATTTGCGGCCAAGTCGAAGGCAGTGTGGTGCCAGGCTGGATTGGTATGGAAGCCGGGCAGTCCGCATTTGGCGATATGTACGCCTGGTTCAGCCGTTTGTTGAGCTGGCCATTGCATCAGGCTGCTTTAGCCCACCCCGAGTTACAACCGCAGTTAACAAAGATTGAGTCAACCCTACTGGCAACATTGACCACTGAATGGGCTAAAAATCCATCACTTGACCACCTTCCCGTGGTGTTGGATTGGTTCAATGGCCGGCGCACCCCGAATGCCAATCAGCGGTTAAAAGGCGTGATTACTGACCTGAATCTGGGGACTGATGCCCCTACGTTGTTCGGTGGTTTTATTGCTGCCACCGCCTTTGGTGCTCGCGCCATTATGGAGTGTTTCGAACAGCAGGATATCCCGGTGGAGAACGTGCTGGCATTAGGCGGCATTGCTCGGAAATCACCGGTTATTATGCAGGTTTGTGCTGATGTCATGAACCGACCCCTGCAGATTGTGGCATCAGACCAATGTTGTGCATTAGGTGCGGCTATTTTTGCGGCGGTTGCCGCCGGTATTTTTGCCGATGTGCCGACGGCACAGCGCCACATGGCGTGTAAAATTGAGACAACCCTGACACCCAATGCGGCACAAGTGGCTCGCTATCAACAGCTTTATCAACGCTATCAACAGTGGTGTCTCTCCGCAGAGCCACACTACGCAGCGATAACCGAAGCGACGCTATGACCTTGATGCTCCGGCTGATTTATCACTGTATGCTTTATAAAAATTGATTAAATGGAGTATCCGATGGACGTATTCAAACAGTCAGAAGTGTGGTTTGTGATTGGCAGTCAGAACCTGTATGGTCCTAAAACCCTGCAACAAGTGACAGATAATGCCCATCATGTCGTCAACAACCTGAATCGCGAAGCGGGTTTGCCGGTAAAACTGGTGCTGAAACCTTTAGTGACCACGCCCGATGAAATCACCGCGTTGTGCCGCGAGGCTAACTATGATACCGCCTGTATCGGGGTCATGACTTGGCTGCATACTTTCTCTCCGGCCAAAATGTGGATTGGCGGGCTGAGCATTCTGAATAAACCTTTATTGCAATTCCATACTCAGTTTAATGCTCAGATCCCATGGGAAACCATGGATATGGACTTTATGAACTTGAACCAAACTGCCCACGGTGGCCGTGAGTTTGGTTTTATCGGCGCGCGTATGCGTCAACAACACAGTGTCATCACCGGCCACTGGCAAGATAAAGCCGCACATCAGCGTATCGGGCAATGGATGCGCGTCGCCGCGGCCAAACAAGAAAGCCAACAGCTAAAAGTGGCGCGTTTTGGCGATAACATGCGCGAAGTAGCGGTGACCGACGGGGATAAAGTGGCCGCACAAATCCAGTTTGGTTACTCAGTGAATGCTTATGGCATTGGGGATTTGGTCACGGTGGTGGATGCCGTCAGCCAAGCTGATATTGACACCTTGGTCGAAGAATATGAAGCCACTTACCGCTTGACTGATGCGGTAAAACTGCATGGGCCTAAGCGCGAAAACTTGCTGGATGCCGCGCGTATTGAGTTGGGGATGAAGCGCTTCCTGGAACAGGGCGGATTTAAAGCTTTCACCACTAACTTCGAAAATCTTTATGGATTGAAACAGTTACCTGGCTTAGCCGTTCAGCGCCTGATGCAGCAAGGCTATGGTTTTGGTGGCGAAGGCGATTGGAAAACCGCCGCGTTACTGCGCATTCTGAAAGTCATGGGAACCGGTCTGCAAGGTGGCACATCCTTTATGGAGGATTACACCTATAACTTCCAACCGGGTAATGATCTGGTGGTGGGCTCCCATATGCTCGAAGTTTGTCCGTCTATCGCCAAAGAAGAAAAACCGCTGTTGGATGTACAGCATTTAGGGATTGGCGGTAAAGCGGATCCCGCGCGGTTGATCTTCTCGACACCGGCGGGCCCAGCACTGAATGCCAGCTTGATCGATATGGGGAACCGCTTCCGCTTGCTGGTCAATGTCGTTGATACGGTTGAACAGCCGCATCCGTTACCCAAACTGCCCGTCGCCCGAGCTATTTGGCAAGCGCAACCCTCGTTGGCAACGGCGGCCGAAGCTTGGATTATTGCCGGTGGCGCGCACCATACTGTTTTCTCACAAGCCATCGGGGTCGATGAATTGCGCCTGTATGCTGAAATGCATGACATTGAATTCCTGCTTATCGATAACGACACCACCTTACCGGCCTTTAAAAATGAAATTCGCTGGAATGAAGTGTATTACCATCTGAACCGCTAGCGGGCCGCCGCTGGTGTGCTTAGCCTTATCACTCATCTCAAGGGGCTTATTGCCCCTTGTTACTGGGTTTTTAACTCGATTTTCACTTCTATTTTCAACCCGATATCTAGCGCGACGGCCATTGCCAGTCAGCCCTTGCCGCTGGTTGTACCGTGGTTTCGCTGAGTTCTTTGCGCAACAAGATAGAGTGGCAATCATTTTCTTGTTGCAGTGCACTGACTAATGCGGCGGCATGAGACACCACAATCACCTGAGTATGCTGTGCTGCCTGACCAATCAACCGGGCTAATGGTTGTAGCAAGTCAACATGCAAACTTATTTCCGGCTCATTAAGGATAATCATTTCTGGCGGACGCGGGGAGAGCAATGCCGCCACCAGCAACAAATAACGTAAAGTCCCGTCCGACAATTCAGCCACTTTGAGTGGTCTCAATAAGCCCTGCTGTGACAGCAACAGTTCAAAGTTAGGTTGAATAGCTAACGTGGTGCCCGGGAAAGCATCGGCGATGGTATGGTTTAAAGCATCAACATCCCCTATTTCCCTGATGGTTTGCAGTGCCGCCGCCAAATCCGCCCCATCACTGGCAAGCACCGGTGTATAAGTTCCGATTTGGGGTTGGCGTGCTGGTGCCTGGCGGTCTGTGCGCAAATTGTCATAAAATCGCCAGGCGCGCATGCGCTCTCGCATGAGTAAAATCTCCGGCGCATCGCGCGGGTCGGTGCTGTGTGTCATCATGCTGTCATGGCTGGCTAACCCGTGATATGCCTCGCGCCAAATGCCGTGGTCATCACGCAGGCGGACTCTCGGCCCACGGCGCTCGGCAAAAATATGACTGTGGTGCAAGATATCGCCACACCATAGCGTTTCAATCTTGATTTCGGGGTCACGAGTGAAGTAAGAGCCGTGAATACTGCCGTCACCTGCCGGGAAAGATCCGCGAGAGTCCGGTAGCCCTAGATTGATGGCATAGCCGTAGTCCGCCGCGGAAAAGCCAAGCTTTAGGCTGACAGGATGATGGCGGACCACACCTTGAATGGGTTGTTCGCCAGTTTTCATCGCCCGAGAGAATGATTCAGGCCCAGCCCATAGCGTTGACTGTAATCCCCCTTCTGCTGCCAGTGATTGAATAACCTGCCCTTGACCAATGTCAGACAGTAATCTCAGCGCCCGATAGAGGCTGGATTTGCCACTGCCATTAGCGCCGGTAATTACATTCAGTGGCCCCAATTCCAGCACCACATCACGTAGAGAGCGATAGCCCGAGATAGCCAGCCGCGTAATCATAATTTTCCTTATTGAAATGCCCCGTCGCGCCACCCACTGACTATATATACAGTAGTCATTGATTGCACCACTTGTCTCGCCCTTGTTTAGCCGCTATTGACTGTTTGGCGCAGGGGTTGAGCCGTTGGCCCCGCTTTACTCTGTCTGTAATTGCCACAAACGTGCATAAGTGCCGGACTGGGTGAGCAACTCTTGATGACTGCCATGTTCCAATACTTTTCCCTCTTTTAATACAACAATGCGATGGCATTGGCGCAATGTATTTAGCCGATGTGCGATGCAAATGACGGTGCGGTTGCGAGTAATTTCCGGGAGCTGGCGCATGATTGCCGCCTCTGACTCATAATCCAGCGCACTGGTGGCTTCATCAAGAATCAGAATTTTTGGCTCCGCCATCAATGCTCTCGCCAATGCCACTCGCTGGCGCTGTCCGCCAGATAGCAGGCCACCCCGCTCACCGACTGGCGTGTGATAGCCCTGCGGCAGCGCCATAATAAAGTCATGGGCGCCGGCTAATCGGGCAATACGCTCAACGTCGCTATCCTGCGCATTGGGGCGGCACTGACAGATATTGTCGCGTATCGACCCGGAAAACAGGATGCTTTCCTGCAACACCACACTCATCTGGCAGCGCAATGTGGTCGCATCGGTAATCGCCAAATCCTGCCCATCCACCAGAATTTGCCCGTGCTGTGGGGTATATAGCCGTTGGAGTAGCTTGGTTAGTGTCGATTTCCCACTGCCTGATGGCCCAGTAATCCCGATAAATTCACCACTGGCGATAGTTAAATTTAAGTTTTGTATCACTTCGGCGCTATCAGCCCGATAACGAAAACGCACCTGTTTAAAGGCCAAACTCCCTGGCCGATGATGATTGGCTAACAACCCCGTACTGCCCGGCTCGGTCGGAGAATCCAAGATGGTGCCAATGCGCTGTAAAGCCACTCGCGTATGCTGGAAATCTTGCCAGATTTGCGCCAGACGCAGGATAGGCTGAGTGACATAACCTGAAAACAGTGTGAAGGCGATAAATTGCCCCGGGCTTAGCTCGCCCGCCAATACCAACGTCACTCCCCGCCACAATAGGATTGCCGCCGTCACTTTATGAATGAGCGTGATACCTTGTTCGGCGATGTTCGCGGCTCTGGCACTGGCAAATGAGGCCCGCACATAGCCTGCCAGTGATTGCTGCCAGCGCCGATTAAACAGCTTTTCCGTGGCCGATGTTTTGATGGTTTCCAACCCACTGATAGCTTCAGTGAGAAAGGCGGTATTCTGCGCACTGGCTTCATATTGCCGCTCCACCCGCCGTTGCAGCCCCCCGCCAACCGCGCGCCAGAACAACAGATAGCCCAGCAGAGAGCACAGCACTATCCCGGTCAGCTGTGAGCTGTAGCGAAACATCACCGCGATAAAGGTGCTGACAAAGAGTAAATCGAGCAACATCGTGAGGGCAGAACCGGTCAAAAAACTGCGGATTTGCTCCATTTCTCGCACTTTCGCGATAGTTTGCCCGGTTTGCTGCCCGGCAAAGTAGCCCAGCGGCAACCCCATTAAATGACGATACAGGCCACTATTTAGCTCCGCCCCCACGCGGCTGGAGAGATGTGAAAACAGCCAACTGCGCAAAAAGGTATAACACGGCTCCACAATCGCCAGCGCTATCATGGCAATCCCCAGCACCAGTAAACTCCCCATGCCACGGCTGACTAACACTTTGTCGATGACAGATTCAAATAGCAGCGGCGTCACTAGCAAAATGGCCTGTAATAGCAATGAAACCAGCATAATGTTACGCAACTGATGGCGGTATTTGGTGATGGCCGGGATAAACCAGCGAAAGCCAAATGGGGTTTTCTTGATTTCAGGCGGCTCCGCCTTGGCCAATAATATGGCCTCACCGCACCACAAGCTGGCCAGTTGCTGCGGGTTTATCTGTTTCTGCTGGTCATCAGAAGAAAAATAGACGCTCGCCCCTTGTTCATTCAGGGCCAATAACACATACCACTGAGTGCCACGACAAAACAGCAGTGGCAGCGGCAGCTTGCTCAGTTGTGAAAAGCGGTAATTGACGATTCTGGCGCGTAACCCAATCCAAGCCGCACAGCGGCACACCGCAATGTTATCTATTGCTGGCGGGGCTAATCCGACCTTATGTGCCAAGTGTGAGGCCTCGACCGCCAGATCAAAACAGGCGGCGGCGCGGGCCAACGCGGCCAATGGCTGAATCGGCGGCGCAGAGGTTGAGTTCATCATATCAGCGCTCCCTCATGGCTTCTGCTTGGTACTGTTGTAGTGGGCTAAGTAAATAATCAATCACGCGGCGGCGGCCGGTTTTAATTTCAGCACTGACCGCCATGCCGGCCGATAAACGTACCGGTTTGCCCTCAACAATGAGCGTATCGCTATTGAGTCGGATACGCGCCGGAAACACTAAACCTTGCTGTTGGTCTTCCAGCGCATCACGGGAGATATATTTGACCTCACCGGAGAGTGTGCCGAAGCGGGTATAGGGGAAACTGTCTATTTTGACTTCCACCGCCTGGCCGGGTAACACAAAACCGACATCTTTATTGAGGATCATCACATCCAGCTCTAGCTGATGATTTTCCGGCACCAAAACCATCAGTGCTTGAGCGCTGGTCACCACGCCGCCAACAGTATGCACCGTGGATTGCTGTATCACGCCCGCCACCGGGGCGCGTAAGGTCTGTTGCCGCTGCTGTTCCATCAATTTCACCCGCTCTTGCTGTAATTGGTTCACCACCTCATGGGTCTTATTTAATTGCTCCTGATAACCGCGTTTTTTTTGCGCCAAATAGTGCAATCGGGTTTGCATCAGCTGGTTTGCTTTCGCGTGCAAAACATCCTGTTCATTCTGCAAGCGGCTGGCCTCGGCATTCGCATTCAACCACTCGCGCTCTTGTAGCAAAACCTCAATTTGAGCAATTGACTGAGACTTCACCAAGGTCTGCAATGCCTGCAAGCGCTGATAAATATTCTTCATCAATACGCGTTGGTGGGTAATATTGCTCTCCCCGGCCTGAAGATATGCTTGATTAACCGCCTGCTCACTGTCTTGGCGCGCCAGCTCGGCATTCACTTCGTGATATTCTTTCAGCAACAGGGCTTTGGCTGTCGTCACCAAATTTTCAGGGGTGTTATGGCGATAATTGAAGTGTGCCAGTGGGTCATCGCTCAGTAGCGCCGACATTCGCGCCACTTCGAGCGAGCGATGCATTAATTGTTGATTGATATTACTGACCTCGGCATCAATCCCAATGGGATTAAGCGCGATTAACACTTGCCCCGCATCCACCCGGTCACCATCACGGACATTAATTGCGGCCACCACCCCCGGTTGAAAGGATTGAATGACTTTGGAATGTTCAGCAACCATCACTTTGCCACTGGCCGAGGCATGAATATCAAACCGCCCGACAATCGCCCAAATCAATACCAATAACAGCGTGAGTGCCAACCCCCAGGCAGTGCGCCGCGCCAATGGGGCGACCGGCCGCTCGACAATCGCCAGATAAGCGGGAAGAAAATCATATTCATCGCGGGTTCGCTCGGCAAAAAAGTGGCTTTGCCAACGTTTTTTGAGTCGGTTAAAAATCGCTAACTTCGCCAAAGTGTGCATTGGCATCATATTGATTTCTCCTGACCGAAATCGGCTTGCTGTCGCCACAGCTGGGCATAAACGCCATTTTGCGCCAGCAGCTGTTCATGAGGCGCCAGCTCAGTCACCCGGCCTTGAGTTATCACCGCAATACGGTGGCAATGGCGCACCGTTGAGAGCCGATGGGCGATGGTGATAACTGTGCGATGAGCGATAATGCGCGACATATTTTTCTGTACTTCAGCTTGTGACTCGTCATCCAGTGCGCTGGTTGCTTCATCAAAAATCAAGATGCGGGGATTGGCCAGCAGGGTGCGGGCAATCGCAATACGTTGACGTTGCCCCCCAGAAAGAGAGGCTCCGCCCTCGGACAATAGGGTGTCGTAGCCGAGCGGCAAAGCCAGAATAAAGGCGTTAGCACCAGCCAGTGTGGCGGCGTCGACAACCTCACTGAGCGAAGCTGTTGGCCGAGAATGGGCAATATTTTCACGGACCGTGCGGTTAAACAGGTAGCTTTCCTGCATCACCACCCCCACGTTACGCCGCAGATATTCAGGCGAGAACTGACTTATTGGCCATCCATCAATATTGATAACCCCTTGCTCAGCAATATAAAGGCGTTGTAACAGCCGCGCGACCGTGCTTTTACCTGACCCCGATGGCCCCACCAGCCCGATATGCTCCCCGGCACGCAGTGACAATGAAAAATCAGATAGCACCGGGTCAAGGTCGGGGCGATAGCGAAAAGTCACATTTTTCAGGGCGATATCACCGTTAATCGGGGTGGTAGGCGCTGCGTTTCCCGCGGTTTGCTCGACTGGCAAGCGCAAAATATCGGCGATTAGCGCCAGCCCAACCTGCGCACGGATGCTCTGTTGCCATAAATCAACCAGCTTACTCATCGGCATTAATGCTTGAACCGCCAGCATGTTAAAGGCAATTAATTGCCCGATACTCAGGTGCACAGACATCACTTGATATGCCCCAATCACTATCACCAGCGCCCCGGCAAATTTTTGCAATAATTGAGCGCATTGGCTGCTGAGGTTTTGCAGATTTTGTACTTGAAAATTGGCTTGGGCATAATCGCGCGTTTGTCTCTCCCAGCGCTGCTGCATGTGTGGCTCTAATGCCAGGCTTTTTACTGTTTCAACACCTGAGACGCTTTCGGTCAAAAATGCGCCATTGCGGGCCGCGCAGCCGCACAACACTTCGACTTTTTTTTGCAGCGGGCGCGTGGTCAAGGCGGCTAATAACAGATAAAACGGTAGCGTCGCCAAAACCAATAATGTCAGTAGCGGCGAAATACACCACATGACGCTAAATAATACCAAGGTAAAAACCACATCCACACCTAAGGTCAGGGCCGAACCGGTAATAAATTCACGAATATTGTCTAATTCCCGCACTCTGGCGACAATATT contains:
- a CDS encoding peptidase domain-containing ABC transporter gives rise to the protein MENHIHSCLVCAARLLCLAGINAEPVKIFSQKAAVDISAKVTFTALQQYLSQLSRATSLRFNIKKQPLNKIKTKQLPLAFRDAQGRFIVLARLSDNQALVQYADSKKPKIINYQELSMMWGGVVLYCRHSRFDIRWFIPVLFRHRKSLFQVLVLSMLLQFLALISPLFFQVIMDKVLVHNALATLDVLIIVLLVVGIYEVVLKFLREYIFSHTTTRVDILLGGKLFKHLIKLPLSYFKQRQVGNIVARVRELDNIREFITGSALTLGVDVVFTLVLFSVMWCISPLLTLLVLATLPFYLLLAALTTRPLQKKVEVLCGCAARNGAFLTESVSGVETVKSLALEPHMQQRWERQTRDYAQANFQVQNLQNLSSQCAQLLQKFAGALVIVIGAYQVMSVHLSIGQLIAFNMLAVQALMPMSKLVDLWQQSIRAQVGLALIADILRLPVEQTAGNAAPTTPINGDIALKNVTFRYRPDLDPVLSDFSLSLRAGEHIGLVGPSGSGKSTVARLLQRLYIAEQGVINIDGWPISQFSPEYLRRNVGVVMQESYLFNRTVRENIAHSRPTASLSEVVDAATLAGANAFILALPLGYDTLLSEGGASLSGGQRQRIAIARTLLANPRILIFDEATSALDDESQAEVQKNMSRIIAHRTVITIAHRLSTVRHCHRIAVITQGRVTELAPHEQLLAQNGVYAQLWRQQADFGQEKSI
- a CDS encoding HlyD family type I secretion periplasmic adaptor subunit, yielding MHTLAKLAIFNRLKKRWQSHFFAERTRDEYDFLPAYLAIVERPVAPLARRTAWGLALTLLLVLIWAIVGRFDIHASASGKVMVAEHSKVIQSFQPGVVAAINVRDGDRVDAGQVLIALNPIGIDAEVSNINQQLMHRSLEVARMSALLSDDPLAHFNYRHNTPENLVTTAKALLLKEYHEVNAELARQDSEQAVNQAYLQAGESNITHQRVLMKNIYQRLQALQTLVKSQSIAQIEVLLQEREWLNANAEASRLQNEQDVLHAKANQLMQTRLHYLAQKKRGYQEQLNKTHEVVNQLQQERVKLMEQQRQQTLRAPVAGVIQQSTVHTVGGVVTSAQALMVLVPENHQLELDVMILNKDVGFVLPGQAVEVKIDSFPYTRFGTLSGEVKYISRDALEDQQQGLVFPARIRLNSDTLIVEGKPVRLSAGMAVSAEIKTGRRRVIDYLLSPLQQYQAEAMRER